A DNA window from Nerophis lumbriciformis linkage group LG03, RoL_Nlum_v2.1, whole genome shotgun sequence contains the following coding sequences:
- the LOC133585953 gene encoding protein shisa-4-like isoform X1, giving the protein MLFDGLPDGCDTHTHTHTSSTVSISVSAAMVSLVLSILLFVPCFAQIPTTWADDCTSYLDKSGVRHDGARCGHMHCCGECDTKFCCSDHTQRLTREDQERCDERPRFEKYAKRAVLWGSILGVVIPLIFCVGLVACFVAPCCFFYKKCRKGRNSQRQNVPTTTFVAIPHQPPPPAQHYPPSQPGYQAVPVQPGYGIPTAPPPPPYVPAGHQQPAPPSDPGQHPQPPYNPSYGFKL; this is encoded by the exons ATGTTGTTTGATGGCTTGCCTGATgggtgtgacacacacacacacacacacacaagttctaCAGTCAGTATTAGTGTGTCTGCAGCAATGGTGTCATTGGTTTTGTCCATTCTACTGTTTGTACCCTGTTTTGCCCAGATCCCGACTACATGGG CCGATGACTGTACAAGCTACTTGGACAAGAGCGGCGTCCGTCACGATGGCGCCCGCTGTGGCCACATGCACTGCTGTGGAGAGTGTGACACCAAGTTCTGCTGCAGCGACCACACGCAGCGTCTGACCCGAGAGGATCAAGAGAGATGTGATGAAAG GCCTCGCTTTGAAAAGTACGCCAAACGTGCTGTACTTTGGGGCAGCATCCTGGGCGTCGTCATCCCTCTCATCTTCTGCGTGGGTCTGGTCGCCTGCTTTGTGGCTCCATGCTGCTTCTTCTATAAGAAGTGCAGAAAAGGCCGCAACTCGCAGCGTCAAA ATGTGCCGACGACCACCTTTGTCGCCATACCCCATCAGCCGCCTCCTCCGGCACAGCATTACCCGCCGTCTCAGCCGGGCTACCAGGCCGTGCCTGTGCAGCCTGGTTACGGCATTCCCACAGCACCACCACCTCCACCATACGTACCAGCTG GGCATCAACAACCTGCTCCGCCTTCTGATCCTGGTCAGCATCCGCAGCCTCCATACAACCCTTCTTACGGCTTCAAGCTCTAA
- the LOC133585953 gene encoding protein shisa-5-like isoform X2: MHCCGECDTKFCCSDHTQRLTREDQERCDERPRFEKYAKRAVLWGSILGVVIPLIFCVGLVACFVAPCCFFYKKCRKGRNSQRQNVPTTTFVAIPHQPPPPAQHYPPSQPGYQAVPVQPGYGIPTAPPPPPYVPAGHQQPAPPSDPGQHPQPPYNPSYGFKL, encoded by the exons ATGCACTGCTGTGGAGAGTGTGACACCAAGTTCTGCTGCAGCGACCACACGCAGCGTCTGACCCGAGAGGATCAAGAGAGATGTGATGAAAG GCCTCGCTTTGAAAAGTACGCCAAACGTGCTGTACTTTGGGGCAGCATCCTGGGCGTCGTCATCCCTCTCATCTTCTGCGTGGGTCTGGTCGCCTGCTTTGTGGCTCCATGCTGCTTCTTCTATAAGAAGTGCAGAAAAGGCCGCAACTCGCAGCGTCAAA ATGTGCCGACGACCACCTTTGTCGCCATACCCCATCAGCCGCCTCCTCCGGCACAGCATTACCCGCCGTCTCAGCCGGGCTACCAGGCCGTGCCTGTGCAGCCTGGTTACGGCATTCCCACAGCACCACCACCTCCACCATACGTACCAGCTG GGCATCAACAACCTGCTCCGCCTTCTGATCCTGGTCAGCATCCGCAGCCTCCATACAACCCTTCTTACGGCTTCAAGCTCTAA